The Deinococcus aquaedulcis genome contains a region encoding:
- a CDS encoding putative bifunctional diguanylate cyclase/phosphodiesterase, whose product MAPAVNAPLVRSVGLLALVLAFVLPLTVILSAYTAQAQHQIRIARDEQRGLAIIGPLLQLLVQLDREREVAHLQSADRLPAQQAVQTAMQQVTQAVQAHPSLDAAAAWQTWQDTYRAGGGSVDEPLRAQTLSLITHVADTSSLVLDPELPSFYLMDLLVRQLPVVTAQSGALRWAGMHQLQRSQPAQPALLPGELQGTSDSVRRSWDKVRETRRPVPPELIRAQAELHRRVSQQLAWWAGGVIRGQSNQVQAYRQTSEAAVQSALTLYGQGAPVLHAMLGERAARLTAQRNAVLGLAALMVLFSLVAFRGFWVSIRDSAQHQRSLLYLANHDGLTGLLNRPALDGEVSRLLADPPAHLAVYLIDLDQFKTINASFGPPFGDRVLVEVARRLNGVAAPNSLLARQSADEFILVERGPVSAARAEALLDSLRLPWQVDGRELLLQASIGAAEFPAHGDDSAGLLRHADTALARIKAQGGNGHTLYTPDMEEDLLARLTLEQDLRRALARQELFLTYQPLVDTQTGQVRGLEALVRWAHPTRGLVSPADFIPVAEDTGLIVPIGTWVLREACSQMQTWRAQGLNDVWVSVNVSARQFRLGQVLETVQDALRDTGLEPSALHLEFTESVAAAGIDAVVTTLQALRALGVHLAVDDFGTGYSSLSYLRQFPVHSVKIDRSFVQDVGRPQGQALLGSILALVRSLNLTAVVEGVETPAQWAQLRSLPCDLIQGYVISRPVPAPEAGQLLQAGVLPVVPPPAASQAAASPERPRPHPGS is encoded by the coding sequence ATGGCTCCTGCTGTCAATGCCCCCCTGGTCCGGAGCGTCGGGCTCCTGGCGCTGGTGCTGGCGTTCGTGCTGCCCCTGACTGTGATCCTGAGCGCGTACACGGCGCAGGCCCAGCACCAGATCCGCATCGCGCGCGATGAGCAGCGGGGGCTGGCGATCATCGGCCCCCTCCTCCAACTGCTGGTGCAGCTGGACCGCGAGCGTGAAGTCGCCCACCTGCAGTCAGCGGACCGCCTGCCAGCGCAACAGGCGGTCCAGACGGCGATGCAGCAGGTGACGCAGGCGGTACAGGCCCACCCGTCCCTGGACGCCGCCGCCGCCTGGCAGACCTGGCAGGACACGTACCGGGCAGGCGGCGGCTCGGTTGACGAGCCCCTGCGCGCGCAAACCCTGAGCCTCATCACCCACGTGGCGGACACCTCAAGCCTCGTTCTGGACCCGGAGCTGCCTTCGTTTTATCTGATGGACTTGCTGGTGCGGCAGCTGCCGGTGGTCACCGCCCAGAGTGGCGCGCTGCGGTGGGCCGGCATGCACCAGTTGCAGCGGTCTCAACCCGCTCAGCCCGCGCTGTTGCCCGGAGAACTGCAGGGCACTTCTGACAGTGTGCGCCGCAGCTGGGACAAGGTTCGTGAAACGCGCAGGCCCGTGCCCCCTGAACTGATCCGGGCCCAGGCCGAGTTGCACCGCCGCGTGAGTCAGCAACTGGCGTGGTGGGCCGGCGGGGTGATTCGCGGCCAATCCAATCAGGTACAGGCGTACCGCCAGACCAGCGAGGCAGCGGTGCAGTCGGCCCTGACCCTTTACGGCCAGGGGGCACCGGTGCTGCACGCGATGCTGGGTGAGCGCGCCGCGCGCCTCACGGCCCAGCGCAATGCCGTGCTGGGGCTGGCCGCCCTGATGGTGCTGTTCAGCCTGGTGGCCTTCCGGGGCTTCTGGGTCAGCATCCGGGACAGTGCCCAGCACCAGCGCTCGCTGCTGTACCTGGCCAATCACGACGGCCTGACGGGCCTGCTCAACCGTCCAGCCCTGGACGGCGAAGTGAGCCGCCTGCTGGCCGACCCACCGGCCCACCTGGCGGTGTACCTGATTGACCTGGACCAGTTCAAGACGATCAACGCGAGCTTTGGCCCGCCGTTCGGTGACCGGGTGCTGGTGGAGGTGGCCCGCCGACTGAATGGCGTGGCCGCGCCGAACAGCCTGCTGGCCCGGCAGAGTGCGGATGAATTCATCCTGGTCGAGCGGGGGCCCGTCTCAGCGGCCAGAGCCGAGGCGCTTCTGGACAGCCTGCGCCTCCCCTGGCAGGTGGACGGCCGGGAGCTGCTGCTCCAGGCCAGCATTGGCGCGGCGGAGTTCCCTGCACATGGCGACGACAGCGCGGGCCTTCTGCGGCACGCGGACACGGCGCTGGCCCGAATCAAAGCGCAGGGCGGCAATGGCCACACCCTGTACACGCCAGATATGGAAGAGGACCTGCTGGCCCGCCTGACCCTGGAGCAGGATCTGCGCCGCGCCCTGGCCCGCCAGGAACTCTTTCTGACCTACCAGCCGCTGGTGGACACCCAAACGGGTCAGGTTCGGGGCTTGGAGGCCCTGGTGCGCTGGGCGCACCCCACCCGGGGGCTGGTCAGCCCCGCCGACTTCATTCCTGTCGCGGAAGATACGGGTCTGATCGTGCCCATCGGCACCTGGGTGCTGCGCGAGGCCTGTTCGCAGATGCAGACGTGGCGCGCACAGGGCCTGAACGACGTGTGGGTGTCGGTGAACGTCTCGGCCCGGCAGTTCCGTCTGGGACAGGTGCTGGAAACGGTGCAAGACGCGCTGCGTGATACCGGGCTTGAACCGTCGGCCCTGCACCTGGAATTCACGGAAAGCGTGGCGGCGGCCGGCATTGACGCTGTGGTCACAACCTTGCAGGCGTTGCGCGCCCTGGGGGTTCACCTCGCCGTGGACGATTTTGGCACCGGCTACAGCAGCCTGAGCTACCTGCGTCAATTTCCGGTTCACAGCGTCAAGATTGACCGGAGCTTCGTGCAGGATGTGGGCCGGCCCCAGGGGCAAGCCCTTCTGGGCAGCATTCTGGCCCTGGTGCGCAGCCTGAACCTGACGGCTGTGGTGGAAGGGGTAGAAACGCCAGCCCAGTGGGCCCAGTTGCGCAGTCTGCCCTG
- a CDS encoding MFS transporter, protein MPAHPTSPAPLSPEARRVVTGATLGFTLMFAVWVMLAIVGLPLRRDLGLSDAQYTLLTAIPVLTGSLLRLPAGLWADRYGGKRVFVANLLLTAAFALALAYAGSYPALLALALGVGLAGVSFAVGNAWIAQWVPGERLGLALGTFGAGNAGASLTKLLAPALVAAVPAGLLIPGGWRFVPFAFGLLLLLCAALTLRLTPPDRVAPAGRTLADWLRPLRRLQVWRFGLYYVVFFGAYVAYSLFLPRYYVDHYGVPLAQAGLLTALFIFPASLLRPLGGYFSDRFGPRGVTVASFLAMLVGLLPLLRDLPLTPFLLLTTLVGAGMGIGKASTYALVAQWHPGQMGVVGGLVGLLGGLGGFALPLLFAALRPTVGEQAAFVLLFVLTAASGVVFVANMVRLKVLGVRPQYA, encoded by the coding sequence ATGCCTGCTCACCCCACATCCCCCGCGCCCCTGAGCCCCGAGGCCCGCCGCGTGGTCACGGGCGCCACGCTGGGCTTCACGCTGATGTTTGCCGTGTGGGTCATGCTGGCCATCGTGGGCCTGCCCTTGCGCCGCGACCTGGGCCTGAGTGACGCCCAGTACACCCTGCTGACCGCCATTCCGGTGCTGACCGGGTCGCTGCTGCGCCTGCCGGCCGGGCTGTGGGCCGACCGCTACGGGGGCAAGCGGGTGTTCGTGGCGAACCTGCTGCTCACGGCGGCGTTTGCCCTGGCGCTGGCCTACGCTGGCAGTTACCCGGCGCTGCTGGCCCTGGCGCTGGGGGTGGGGCTGGCCGGGGTCAGCTTTGCCGTGGGCAACGCCTGGATTGCCCAGTGGGTGCCCGGTGAGCGCCTGGGGCTGGCCCTGGGCACCTTCGGGGCAGGGAACGCCGGGGCCAGCCTGACCAAACTGCTGGCGCCCGCCCTGGTTGCAGCGGTGCCAGCCGGGCTGCTGATTCCAGGTGGCTGGCGGTTCGTGCCATTCGCCTTTGGCCTGCTGCTGCTGCTCTGCGCCGCCCTGACGCTGCGCCTGACCCCACCTGACCGCGTGGCCCCCGCCGGGCGCACCCTGGCCGACTGGCTGCGGCCCCTGCGGCGGCTGCAGGTATGGCGTTTCGGGCTGTATTACGTGGTGTTCTTTGGCGCGTACGTGGCCTACAGCCTCTTTTTGCCCCGCTATTACGTGGACCACTACGGGGTGCCGCTGGCGCAGGCGGGGCTGCTGACTGCGCTGTTTATCTTTCCGGCCAGCCTGCTGCGGCCCCTGGGCGGTTATTTCAGTGACCGCTTTGGCCCGCGTGGCGTCACCGTGGCGTCTTTCCTGGCCATGCTGGTGGGCCTCCTGCCCCTGCTGCGCGACCTGCCGCTAACCCCGTTTCTGCTGCTGACCACTCTGGTGGGCGCCGGCATGGGCATTGGCAAGGCCAGCACCTACGCCCTGGTGGCCCAGTGGCACCCCGGCCAGATGGGTGTGGTGGGCGGGCTGGTGGGCCTGCTGGGTGGCCTGGGCGGCTTTGCACTGCCCCTGCTCTTTGCGGCCCTCAGGCCCACTGTGGGCGAACAGGCCGCGTTTGTGCTGCTGTTCGTGCTGACGGCGGCGTCGGGGGTGGTGTTCGTGGCCAACATGGTGCGCCTGAAGGTGCTGGGGGTGCGTCCCCAGTACGCCTGA
- a CDS encoding molybdopterin oxidoreductase family protein, whose translation MTPGSPPTATVRTTCPYCAVQCNFDLHLEGGLPVRATPTKACPVAHGTVCKKGLAALNDLRHPERLTTPLLRRNGELVPVGWPEALAYIQDALGPLVQAAPERIGVFGSGALTNETAYLLGKFARLALRTPHIDYNGRYCMASASAALTRTVGYDRGLGFPLDDLPRSDLVLLVGANIAETLPPLAQYLKASKDRGAQVWAIDPRATPTAKVAGHHLALRPGTDGVLALGLLHLMAHWGRIRPTAPAHGMAEVLAQARAYTPARVAQDCGVAEDEVLALARAYAAARTPLILSGRGPEQHLHGTDTVQAWLNLAFLCGHFGKVGGGYAPLTGQGNGQGGREHGQKNDQLPGARSLRNPAHRAHMAALWGCAPDDLPAPGRSAQELLGACGDDIEALIVLAANPVVSAAGAGQVARNLGRLRHLIVIDVLPSETAALATLVLPGSMWCEEEGTTTNLEGRVQRRRRAAWPPGAAREDWRILCDLAQAVGREQGFTYPTFQALQDEFFRATAGGLADYSGLSAARLDRASAQWPVRAARTAGIRAPERDTPERDTPDTPHVYAPPYPTPDGLATLHVPQLPAVAAVPGQLYLTTGRLGAQYQSGTQTRRNPALRATFAAQLHPDTARAHGLRAGDPVLLRTAHGQAQAPVALAPGLRPDTVFVPFHWPETANLLTDPQALDPHSRMPGFKLTPVALVPLAEPVGRANPGSALRPV comes from the coding sequence ATGACGCCGGGCAGCCCCCCTACCGCCACCGTGCGCACCACCTGTCCCTACTGCGCGGTGCAGTGCAACTTCGACCTGCACCTTGAAGGCGGCCTGCCCGTGCGGGCCACGCCCACCAAGGCCTGCCCCGTGGCCCACGGCACGGTGTGCAAGAAGGGTCTGGCCGCCCTGAACGATCTGCGCCACCCGGAGCGGCTGACCACGCCACTGCTGCGCCGGAACGGCGAACTGGTGCCGGTGGGCTGGCCCGAGGCCCTGGCGTACATTCAGGACGCCCTGGGCCCGCTGGTGCAGGCGGCCCCGGAGCGCATCGGCGTGTTTGGCAGTGGCGCCCTGACCAACGAAACCGCGTACCTGCTGGGCAAATTCGCGCGGCTGGCGCTGCGCACCCCGCACATCGACTACAACGGCCGCTACTGCATGGCCAGTGCCAGCGCGGCCCTCACCCGCACGGTGGGCTACGACCGGGGCCTGGGCTTTCCGCTGGACGACCTGCCGCGCAGCGATCTGGTGCTGCTGGTGGGGGCCAACATCGCCGAAACGCTGCCGCCCCTGGCCCAGTACCTCAAAGCCAGCAAGGACCGGGGCGCTCAGGTGTGGGCCATTGATCCGCGCGCCACGCCCACGGCGAAGGTGGCCGGGCACCACCTGGCCCTGCGCCCCGGCACCGACGGCGTGCTGGCCCTGGGTCTGCTGCACCTCATGGCGCACTGGGGCCGCATTCGGCCCACCGCCCCGGCCCACGGCATGGCCGAGGTGCTGGCCCAGGCCCGCGCCTACACGCCGGCCCGGGTGGCCCAGGACTGCGGCGTGGCCGAAGACGAGGTGCTGGCCCTGGCGCGCGCCTACGCGGCGGCCCGTACCCCCCTGATCCTGAGCGGGCGCGGCCCAGAGCAGCACCTGCACGGCACCGACACCGTGCAGGCGTGGCTGAATCTGGCCTTTTTGTGCGGCCACTTTGGCAAGGTGGGCGGCGGCTACGCCCCGCTGACCGGCCAGGGAAACGGCCAGGGGGGGCGCGAGCACGGCCAGAAGAACGATCAGCTGCCCGGTGCCCGCTCGCTGCGAAACCCGGCGCACCGCGCCCACATGGCGGCGTTGTGGGGCTGCGCGCCGGATGACCTGCCGGCCCCGGGCCGCAGTGCCCAGGAGTTGCTGGGCGCCTGCGGTGACGACATTGAGGCCCTGATCGTGCTGGCGGCCAACCCGGTGGTCAGTGCGGCGGGGGCCGGGCAGGTGGCGCGCAATCTGGGGCGCCTGCGCCACCTGATCGTGATTGACGTGCTGCCCAGCGAGACGGCGGCGCTGGCCACCCTGGTGCTGCCAGGGTCCATGTGGTGTGAGGAAGAAGGCACCACCACGAACCTGGAAGGCCGGGTGCAGCGGCGGCGCCGCGCCGCGTGGCCCCCCGGCGCTGCCCGCGAGGACTGGCGCATTCTGTGCGATCTGGCGCAGGCCGTGGGCCGGGAGCAGGGCTTTACCTATCCCACCTTTCAGGCCCTGCAGGACGAGTTCTTCCGGGCGACGGCGGGCGGTCTGGCCGATTACAGCGGCCTGAGTGCCGCGCGCCTGGACCGGGCCAGTGCCCAGTGGCCGGTGCGCGCCGCCCGGACCGCTGGCATACGGGCCCCAGAACGAGACACGCCAGAACGAGATACCCCGGACACCCCACACGTCTACGCCCCGCCCTACCCCACGCCCGACGGGCTGGCCACCCTGCATGTGCCGCAGCTGCCGGCGGTGGCTGCCGTCCCAGGCCAGCTGTACCTGACCACCGGGCGGCTGGGCGCCCAGTACCAGAGCGGCACCCAGACCCGGCGCAACCCGGCCCTGAGGGCCACGTTCGCCGCGCAGCTGCACCCCGACACCGCCCGGGCCCACGGCCTGCGTGCAGGCGACCCGGTGCTGCTGCGCACCGCCCACGGGCAGGCCCAGGCCCCGGTGGCGCTGGCGCCCGGCCTGCGGCCCGACACCGTGTTTGTCCCCTTCCACTGGCCCGAAACCGCCAACCTCCTCACCGATCCGCAGGCCCTGGACCCCCATTCGCGCATGCCCGGCTTCAAGCTCACGCCCGTGGCACTTGTGCCCCTGGCCGAGCCGGTGGGGCGGGCGAATCCGGGGTCGGCCCTGCGGCCGGTGTAA
- the nirB gene encoding nitrite reductase large subunit NirB produces the protein MSTPVSSLPHVVIVGNGMVGHRLAEQLREGAPAQALRLTVICEESRLAYDRVHLSQHFDDPAPDLALATPGAYAEQGVAVLWGRAHDLNPAARTVAVGDRTLAYDALVLATGSVPFVPPLPGKEARGCFVYRTLEDLEAIRGAAQQAHTGVVIGGGLLGLEAAGALRKLGLQTHVVEVAPWLMPAQLDAEGGATLQRRVEALGLQVHVGRATQRLTTDAAGQVTGLVFADGQTLDTELVVFSAGIRPRDELARAAGLAVGERGGIQIDDQGRTSAPGVYAAGECALHGGRTYGLVAPGYRMAAVVAANVRRDLGLQTGPPALFTGADLSTQLKLLGVEVGSFGDAQGKTPGSRTVSLSDNVRGTYSKLVLSQDGQRVLGGLLVGDTARYSDLLDLALSGQVLSASPETLLVPPTGAAPASADPLLCSCEHVRGSAVCAAVHGGARDVAALKKATGAGTGCGGCVPTLQRTLQGELHRLGEGVSVHLCEHYAYSRQDLFDLIRVRGYRTWAQVLSACGTGHGCEVCKPAVASILASLHSELVVGPAHAAVQDTNDAFLANIQKNGTYSVVPRIPGGEITPEGLVAIGTVARKFGLYCKLTGGQRIDLLGAHVGDLPAIWEELIAAGFESGHAYGKSLRTVKSCVGSAWCRYGVQDSTGLAVRLELRYRGLRSPHKLKSGVSGCVRECAEARSKDFGLIATERGWNVYVGGNGGVTPRHAQLLAEGLSEDEVVRVLDRYLMFYVRTADRLERTSAWLERMEGGLDHLRRVILDDHLGLCAELEAEMARHVAAYQDEWAAAVADPAVRARFRTFVNADARDDGVTWVTERGQPCPAPPAGAHPALPGGD, from the coding sequence ATGTCCACACCCGTTTCGTCTCTTCCACACGTCGTCATCGTGGGCAACGGCATGGTCGGCCACCGCTTGGCAGAGCAGCTGCGCGAGGGCGCTCCCGCGCAGGCCTTGCGCCTGACCGTGATCTGCGAGGAAAGTCGCCTCGCCTATGACCGCGTACACCTGTCGCAGCACTTTGATGACCCCGCGCCGGACCTTGCGCTGGCGACGCCGGGCGCCTACGCCGAGCAGGGCGTGGCCGTGCTCTGGGGCCGCGCCCACGACCTGAACCCGGCGGCGCGCACCGTGGCGGTGGGAGACCGCACCCTGGCCTACGACGCCCTGGTGCTGGCCACCGGTTCGGTGCCCTTCGTGCCGCCGCTGCCCGGCAAGGAGGCCCGGGGCTGTTTCGTCTACCGCACCCTGGAGGACCTAGAGGCCATCCGGGGCGCGGCGCAGCAGGCGCACACCGGCGTGGTGATCGGCGGCGGCCTGCTGGGTCTGGAAGCGGCCGGGGCCCTGCGCAAACTGGGCCTGCAGACGCATGTGGTCGAGGTGGCGCCCTGGCTGATGCCCGCGCAGCTGGACGCCGAGGGCGGCGCCACACTGCAGCGGCGCGTGGAAGCCCTGGGCCTTCAGGTCCATGTGGGCCGGGCCACCCAGCGCCTGACCACCGACGCGGCGGGGCAGGTGACCGGCCTCGTCTTTGCCGATGGACAGACGCTGGACACCGAACTCGTGGTGTTCTCCGCCGGCATCCGCCCCCGCGACGAGTTGGCCCGCGCGGCCGGGCTGGCGGTGGGCGAACGCGGCGGCATTCAGATTGACGACCAGGGCCGCACGAGCGCGCCGGGCGTGTACGCCGCCGGAGAATGCGCGCTGCACGGCGGGCGCACCTACGGGCTGGTGGCGCCGGGCTACCGCATGGCGGCGGTGGTGGCCGCCAACGTGCGGCGCGACCTGGGGCTGCAGACCGGGCCCCCCGCCCTGTTCACCGGCGCCGACCTGTCCACGCAGCTCAAGCTGCTGGGCGTTGAGGTGGGCTCGTTCGGGGACGCGCAGGGGAAGACCCCGGGCAGCCGCACCGTGTCCCTCAGCGACAACGTGCGCGGCACCTACAGCAAACTGGTGCTGTCCCAGGATGGGCAGCGGGTCCTGGGCGGCCTGCTGGTGGGCGACACCGCCCGCTACAGCGACCTGCTGGACCTGGCCCTGTCGGGGCAGGTGCTGAGCGCCTCGCCCGAAACGCTGCTGGTGCCCCCCACGGGGGCGGCCCCGGCCAGCGCCGATCCGCTGCTGTGCTCCTGCGAACACGTGCGGGGAAGCGCGGTGTGTGCGGCCGTGCACGGTGGGGCGCGCGACGTGGCGGCGCTGAAAAAGGCCACAGGAGCAGGCACCGGCTGCGGGGGCTGCGTGCCCACCCTGCAGCGCACGCTGCAAGGCGAACTGCACCGCCTGGGCGAAGGTGTCTCAGTGCACCTGTGCGAGCACTACGCCTACAGCCGCCAGGACCTGTTTGACCTGATCCGGGTGCGTGGCTACCGCACCTGGGCGCAGGTGCTCTCGGCCTGCGGCACCGGGCACGGCTGCGAAGTCTGTAAGCCGGCAGTGGCCTCCATTCTGGCCAGCCTGCACAGCGAACTGGTGGTGGGACCGGCACACGCGGCGGTGCAGGACACCAACGACGCCTTTCTGGCCAACATTCAGAAAAACGGCACTTACTCGGTGGTGCCCCGTATCCCCGGCGGCGAGATTACCCCGGAGGGACTGGTGGCCATTGGCACCGTGGCGCGTAAATTTGGGCTGTACTGCAAGCTCACGGGCGGCCAACGCATTGACCTGCTGGGGGCCCATGTGGGCGACCTGCCCGCCATCTGGGAAGAGCTGATTGCGGCCGGCTTCGAAAGCGGGCACGCCTACGGCAAGAGCCTGCGTACGGTCAAAAGCTGCGTGGGCTCGGCATGGTGCCGCTACGGCGTACAGGATTCCACGGGGCTGGCGGTGCGGCTGGAACTGCGCTACCGGGGCCTGCGCAGCCCCCACAAACTGAAAAGTGGCGTGTCCGGCTGCGTGCGCGAATGCGCCGAGGCCCGCTCCAAGGACTTTGGCCTGATTGCCACCGAGCGCGGCTGGAATGTGTATGTAGGAGGCAACGGCGGCGTGACCCCCCGGCACGCCCAGCTGCTGGCCGAGGGGCTGAGTGAGGACGAGGTGGTGCGCGTGCTGGACCGCTACCTGATGTTCTACGTGCGCACCGCCGACCGCCTGGAGCGCACCTCGGCGTGGCTGGAGCGCATGGAAGGTGGGCTGGACCACCTGCGGCGCGTGATTCTCGACGACCACCTGGGCCTGTGCGCCGAGCTGGAAGCCGAGATGGCCCGCCATGTCGCCGCCTATCAGGACGAGTGGGCGGCGGCCGTGGCCGACCCGGCGGTGCGCGCCCGGTTCCGCACCTTCGTCAACGCCGATGCCCGTGACGACGGCGTGACCTGGGTGACCGAACGCGGCCAGCCCTGTCCGGCGCCGCCAGCAGGTGCCCATCCGGCCCTGCCCGGAGGTGACTGA
- the nirD gene encoding nitrite reductase small subunit NirD translates to MTLPPSSTLPWTRVCALGDILPGSGVCALVSGVQIALFHVAGRVYALGNRDPFTGANVLSRGLTGSYQRGDEVRFKVASPLLKHTFDLETGQSLEEPGVRVPVFATRLEGGDVWTGSAI, encoded by the coding sequence ATGACTCTGCCTCCTTCCTCCACCCTGCCCTGGACGCGCGTGTGCGCGCTGGGCGACATCCTGCCCGGCAGCGGCGTTTGCGCGCTGGTGTCTGGCGTTCAGATCGCGCTCTTTCACGTGGCCGGGCGGGTATATGCCCTGGGCAACCGCGACCCCTTTACCGGCGCCAATGTGCTTTCGCGCGGCCTGACGGGCAGTTACCAGCGCGGCGACGAGGTGCGCTTCAAGGTCGCCTCGCCGCTGCTGAAACACACCTTCGATCTGGAAACGGGCCAGAGCCTGGAGGAACCGGGCGTTCGCGTGCCGGTGTTTGCCACCCGCCTGGAAGGAGGTGACGTATGGACTGGTTCGGCCATCTGA
- a CDS encoding uroporphyrinogen-III synthase — translation MDWFGHLNVLSLESRRSEEMETLIRKYGGTPQVAPSMREVKLDLSGPLAQFERDLAAGDIHAVACLTGVGTRMFLKELAARDPRHLETLRGVPLIARGSKPAQALKSFGLPSVLVPRPCTWHEVTEHLLATLTRGQHAVVLEYGDALPTAMRRELGYAGIRVTSVPVYRCAFPQDPAPLARAVRDVVLGGPDILLLSSGTQLLHFLKYAEKLGLLDEARAGLARLVVVSIGPACSEAAADLGLRIDLEANPHKMGILVRMAAEHGPGLLAQRLGRAG, via the coding sequence ATGGACTGGTTCGGCCATCTGAACGTCCTGAGTCTGGAATCGCGCCGCAGCGAGGAAATGGAAACCCTGATCCGCAAGTACGGCGGGACCCCGCAGGTGGCCCCCAGCATGCGCGAGGTCAAACTGGACCTGAGTGGGCCCCTGGCCCAGTTCGAGCGCGACCTGGCCGCCGGGGACATTCACGCCGTGGCCTGCCTGACGGGCGTGGGCACCCGCATGTTCCTCAAGGAGCTGGCGGCGCGCGATCCCCGCCATCTGGAAACGCTGCGCGGCGTGCCGCTGATTGCCCGGGGGAGCAAACCCGCCCAGGCACTGAAAAGCTTTGGCCTGCCCAGTGTGCTGGTGCCCCGCCCCTGCACGTGGCACGAGGTGACCGAACACCTGCTGGCCACCCTGACGCGCGGGCAGCACGCTGTGGTGCTGGAATACGGCGACGCCCTGCCCACCGCCATGCGGCGCGAACTGGGCTACGCGGGGATTCGCGTGACCAGCGTGCCGGTCTACCGCTGCGCCTTTCCCCAGGACCCCGCGCCCCTGGCGCGCGCCGTGCGCGACGTGGTGCTGGGCGGCCCCGACATCCTGCTGCTGTCCAGCGGCACCCAGCTGCTGCACTTCCTGAAATACGCCGAGAAGTTGGGCCTGCTGGACGAGGCGCGCGCGGGGCTGGCGCGGCTGGTGGTGGTCAGCATTGGCCCGGCCTGCAGCGAGGCCGCCGCTGACCTGGGCCTGCGCATTGACCTGGAGGCCAACCCACACAAGATGGGCATTCTGGTGCGCATGGCCGCCGAACATGGCCCGGGCCTGCTGGCGCAGCGCCTGGGCCGGGCGGGCTGA